From Seriola aureovittata isolate HTS-2021-v1 ecotype China chromosome 20, ASM2101889v1, whole genome shotgun sequence, a single genomic window includes:
- the si:ch211-161h7.4 gene encoding protein piccolo: protein METKYPTLRRPKRKLCYLTNKESVTKQWQGTLTLGDVDKMFDDLDSCSEDDLFAPSLMLQTSDCETNQSEREASPVPQEAPLTKIPPICQMGPKGDVLLPATMSPSPNLDIDLDIPFDVHGPVKTSSPIEDNVVVESLEVEGNEKKQVEPPIFFDCEDDIKEDTKTQKPQSDGHIKEDDDCELESPPSAITFSKSMMSSHKNKLQGSCKESQPVREKTHKITQIPVMEGKRKTARQESESEPTAPEKRPKSVHGQPPAEMSTRVGKDMTAFLQKLRDARQPKPACFRKSLSPVKDPNPPEPEDDFLILEDDTPFCFSIPSKTATSKRQQQSRTSSTDKDSSTDKGTKDSALETAQKEEEPEKASAKLRVQPVNQKMKKKKGKEKNEVSGPGNDEDDLASPEDPPAGDMVEPEQPNKTKQQRLKKIPSKESDKAKEEPKDTVGRKPDEEEPTQKVEKKSQKSSEMKSSKLSEDGKEKAKTSKAKSLKGTRKARQGPEDIKETVYDEAVEEQSREQKNKKHADGRDLGSPSDKEMMNSDAQTAEDLADGKTKQNTLSVVSEGSLSEESQILGKRKRKQTGQWWLSGTQSAEETKATDNQPTLKKSKQHNKEPSATEPSPVKAKKDRPLKKRNQKQPAPSSSQSTTLARERKPKQNKKGGVSREKTKAVDEVFNTIEAEQFEEQQQQEEEEVPDHDLDPVHSSPLVLAHRDLSLNPGEQLFQRVYNHVSGTPGCLSPRRPLEKHRAAGRERRSRKPPGNWWTVNDMSEDVGSTSSQPQQLNPKEPKPRKDRKKQSRSPRLGAPKNGNMLVSSKPLGGAHVSPLKVKPLSAPKTVKRSLAMFKEIFTSGAETPTVLSSRDKGQNNTHNVNAPPAEEVTVTDCYTVSRTDKEILSLDASEFRSSQNSSINHGVPQDKCQPENTLKDFRSGPSSMIELAEYEESDSCLPSSRVHAALSVSDLCAPPLKPLTLQPKDKANLTEWFRTLWSTTVNSGTDITPDQFDWYFYQGRAIGVLADLNCGSICNGKILLGSYMKKPLLVDHSATTVFNLLTSSVNVTINGIKSHFNPGQSFMVQCGHAYSIQNVTAQPAVLYFTRISAESSD from the exons ATTCTTGCTCAGAGGATGACCTGTTTGCCCCTTCTCTTATGCTCCAAACCTCTGATTGTGAGACAAaccagagtgagagagaggcttCACCAGTCCCACAGGAGGCACCCCTAACCAAAATACCTCCAATATGCCAGATG GGTCCTAAAGGAGATGTCCTGCTTCCTGCAACAATGTCACCCAGTCCTAACCTGGACATTG aTTTGGACATCCCATTCGACGTGCACGGACCTGTGAAGACATCCAGCCCTATTGAAGATAATGTCGTTGTGGAAAGTTTAGAAGTGGAGGGCAATGAAAAAAAGCAAGTTGAGCCCCCAATCTTCTTTGACTGTGAAGATGATATAAAGGAAGACACCAAAACCCAGAAACCCCAGTCCGATGGGCACATTAAAGAGGA TGATGACTGTGAGTTGGAGTCTCCTCCAAGCGCGATAACTTTTAGCAAATCCATGATGTCCAGTCacaaaaacaagctgcaggGTTCATG caaAGAGAGTCAACCagtcagagaaaaaacacataaaataactCAAATACCTGTCATGGAGGGCAAAAGAAAAACCGCAAG GCAAGAATCTGAGTCTGAACCCACGGCTCCTGAGAAACGGCCAAAAAGTGTTCACGGCCAGCCACCGGCAGAGATGTCGACCCGTGTGGGAAAAGACATGACAGCGTTTCTACAGAAGCTCAGAGATGCCAGACAGCCAAAACCTGCATG tttCAGGAAGTCGCTGTCACCAGTTAAAGATCCCAATCCTCCTGAGCCAGAGGATGATTTTCTGATTTTGGAGGATGATACACCTTTTTGCTTTTCCATCCCAAGTAAAACTGCCACCAGTAaaagacagcagcagagcagaacttccagcacagacaaagacagttCAACAGACAAGGGGACGAAAGACAGCGCACTCGAAACTGCTCAAAAAGAGGAGGAACCAGAAAAGGCCAGTGCCAAACTGAGAGTTCAGCCTGTTAAtcagaaaatgaagaagaagaaagggaaagagaagaatGAAGTGAGTGGGCCTGGAAATGATGAGGATGATTTGGCCAGTCCTGAGGATCCCCCTGCAGGTGACATGGTGGAACCAGAGCAACCAAATAAAACGAAACAGCAACGACTCAAAAAGATCCCATCAAAAGAGAGTGACAAAGCAAAGGAGGAACCTAAAGACACAGTCGGCAGAAAACCAGATGAAGAAGAACCAACTCAGAAAGTGGAAAAGAAATCTCAGAAATCCTCTGAGATGAAAAGCTCAAAGCTGTCGGAAGATGGGAAAGAAAAAGCCAAGACAAGCAAGGCTAAGTCATTAAAGGGGACCAGAAAAGCGAGGCAGGGACCCGAAGACATAAAGGAGACGGTGTATGACGAGGCTGTGGAGGAACAAAGTCGGGAGCAGAAGAATAAGAAGCATGCAGATGGTCGAGACCTGGGTTCCCCCTCAG acaaagaaatgatGAATTCTGATGCGCAGACAGCGGAGGACTTAGCAGACGGAAAGACTAAACAGAACACGCTGTCGGTCGTGTCTGAAGGGAGCTTGTCTGAAGAAAGTCAGATTCTCGGGAAACGGAAAAGGAAACAGACTGGACAGTGGTGGTTGAGTGGTACTCAGAGCGCAGAGGAAACAAAGGCTACAGACAACCAGCCAACGCTCAAGAAGTCCAAACAGCACAACAAAGAGCCCAGCGCAACAGAACCATCACCTGTGAAGGCCAAGAAGGACAGACccttaaagaaaagaaatcagaaaCAGCCTGCCCCGTCGTCCAGTCAGAGCACAACTTTAGCTAGAGaaaggaaaccaaaacagaacaaaaaaggaGGAGTCTCAcgagaaaagacaaaagcagtAGATGAAGTATTTAACACGATTGAGGCAGAGCAGtttgaagagcagcagcagcaggaggaggaggaggtcccGGATCACGACCTGGATCCTGTGCACTCAAGCCCTTTGGTCTTGGCACACAGAGACCTCAGTCTTAACCCAG GGGAGCAGTTATTTCAGAGGGTATACAATCATGTCTCCGGCACACCCGGGTGTCTCTCTCCCAGAAGACCTCTGGAGAAGCACAGGGCAGCAGGACGAGAGAGACGGAGCAGGAAACCTCCCGGTAACTGGTGGACGGTTAATGATATGTCCGAGGACGTTGGGAGCACCTCCTCACAACCTCAGCAGCTTAATCCCAAGGAGCCCAAACCTCGtaaggacagaaaaaaacagagcagatcTCCTAGACTTGGAGCTCCCAAAAACGGCAACATGTTGGTCTCATCAAAACCACTGGGGGGAGCTCATGTTTCTCCGCTGAAAGTGAAGCCACTGTCTGCTCCAAAGACTGTCAAACGCTCTCTAGCCATGTTTAAAGAAATATTCACATCAGGTGCAGAGACACCGACTGtactcagcagcagagacaaaggTCAGAATAACACACATAATGTCAACGCGCCTCCTGCTGAGGAagtcactgttactgactgttacacGGTCAGTAGGACTGATAAAGAGATACTTAGCTTGGATGCTAGTGAGTTCAGGAGCTCACAGAACAGCTCCATCAATCACGGCGTTCCACAGGACAAGTGTCAGCCAGAGAACAc GTTAAAAGATTTCAGAAGTGGACCATCCTCTATGATTGAGCTGGCCGAGTATGAGGAGAGTGActcat GTCTGCCATCGTCCAGAGTTCATGCTGCGCTTTCTGTATCAGATCTGTGTGCTCCTCCTCTCAAACCGCTGACCTTACAACCGAAAGATAAGGCCAACCTGACAGAGTGGTTTAGGACTCTCTGGTCTACCACTGTCAACA GTGGTACTGACATCACTCCGGACCAGTTTGACTGGTACTTCTATCAAGGCAGAGCGATTGGCGTCCTGGCGGATCTGAACTGTGGCTCCATCTGTAATGGAAAGATCCTGCTGGGTTCCTACATGAAGAAGCCTCTCTTGGTGGATCACAGCGCCACAACA gtttttaacTTATTAACAAGCTCTGTGAATGTAACCATCAATGGCATAAAGTCCCACTTCAACCCAGGACAATCCTTCATGGTGCAATGTG GACATGCCTACAGCATCCAGAACGTCACTGCTCAACCTGCAGTTCTGTATTTCACCAGGATATCAGCAGAGAGTTCAGATTGA